In Paludisphaera rhizosphaerae, one DNA window encodes the following:
- the mobF gene encoding MobF family relaxase translates to MIRATHSASSAAAKGYYSTADYLAEGQELAGRVGGLLAERMGLSGRISKEQFDRLCDNLHPVSGERLTQRTKDDHQPGTDLTFTLGKGADAIRTLLRHAGIEAAFCSSVDDTMRLDVEPTARTRVRTDGRDEERVTGNMLWTGFDHFTARPVDGVPDFNRHRHVFVHNVTWDQEEGRPKALQRRDLKADAPYFEAAYHARQAVAFRSLGFELERVCDRYFDVAGVPQPLKNLFSRRTDLIETTATARGVTDPDRKAGLGRKTREKKAKNLTMDQLHAVWLARPTPKDLAQLEAVARAAEVRRLEGPAIELDGPHAEESVAHALDHLLERRSVVREIDVLAEALRHGLGYVTPSGVRDAFEARPDLLRKEIDGEAMVTTRAALAEERAVIAFARDGRATLRPLGDGDRETLDRDLDDGQRAAVLHVLRSADRATVIAGKAGSGKTRTLKEIAAAVAESGSALVPLAPTGESAHVLGEDFPEARTLQGFLLDERAQAEAAGKVWMLDEAGMVGMPLMRKFFDAADRTGSRVLLVGDSAQHAPVERGSPLKVLADYAGVKAAEIRTIKRQQTAEYREAAQMLAEGKVGAAFDALDSLGWVHELDANSRHATLAADYADATAPGKLKSADALVIAPTHAEGEALTESIRAELHGRGRLGESREFVRLKPLHMTEAQRRDARNYKPGLVAQFHQHGKGFKAGERVHVLDMTDGRVQISGKSEHDLLGQAPRFAVYREERIQVAPGDLIRLTARGKTEDGKQLTNGSMHTVAGFTPSGGIRLADGRSLAKDFGHFAHGYVLTSHASQSKTVQRAFVAIGPESYGAASKREFYVDATRARRRVDVYAEDKEALRGRLEKDAPRPAASEMAPTAREARAKELAERARRLRLRAVRRRRESERLDIRRVREEERQRGYAQ, encoded by the coding sequence ATGATCAGGGCCACGCACAGCGCTTCATCCGCCGCCGCGAAGGGGTATTACTCCACCGCCGACTACCTGGCCGAGGGCCAGGAGCTGGCCGGGCGCGTGGGGGGATTGCTCGCCGAACGGATGGGGCTTTCCGGCCGCATCTCGAAGGAGCAGTTCGACCGCCTCTGCGACAACCTGCACCCCGTGTCAGGCGAGCGACTGACTCAGAGGACGAAGGACGACCACCAGCCGGGCACGGACCTGACGTTCACCCTCGGCAAGGGCGCGGACGCGATCCGCACGCTGCTGCGCCACGCCGGGATCGAGGCGGCGTTCTGCAGTTCGGTCGACGACACGATGCGGCTGGACGTCGAGCCGACGGCCCGCACCCGCGTGCGCACCGACGGGCGCGACGAGGAGCGGGTCACCGGCAACATGCTCTGGACCGGCTTCGACCACTTCACCGCCCGCCCGGTGGACGGAGTGCCCGACTTCAACCGCCACCGCCACGTCTTCGTCCACAACGTCACCTGGGACCAGGAGGAAGGCCGCCCCAAGGCCCTGCAGCGGCGGGATCTGAAGGCCGACGCGCCCTATTTCGAGGCGGCCTATCACGCCCGGCAGGCCGTTGCGTTCCGGTCGCTGGGCTTCGAGCTGGAGCGGGTCTGCGATCGATACTTCGACGTCGCGGGCGTGCCCCAGCCCCTGAAAAACCTCTTCAGCCGCCGCACCGACCTGATCGAGACGACCGCGACCGCCCGCGGCGTCACGGACCCGGACCGCAAGGCCGGGCTGGGCCGGAAGACGCGGGAGAAGAAGGCCAAGAACCTGACGATGGACCAGCTGCATGCCGTCTGGCTGGCCCGCCCGACGCCGAAGGACCTGGCGCAGCTGGAGGCGGTGGCCCGCGCGGCGGAGGTGCGGCGGCTGGAAGGGCCGGCGATCGAGCTGGACGGGCCGCACGCGGAGGAGTCCGTGGCGCACGCGCTCGATCACCTGCTGGAGCGTCGTTCCGTCGTCCGCGAGATCGACGTGCTGGCCGAGGCCCTGCGCCACGGGCTGGGGTATGTCACGCCCTCCGGCGTGCGCGACGCGTTCGAGGCCCGTCCCGACTTGCTGCGCAAGGAGATCGACGGCGAGGCGATGGTCACCACGCGGGCGGCGCTGGCGGAGGAACGCGCCGTGATCGCCTTCGCCCGCGACGGCCGGGCCACGCTCCGCCCCCTGGGCGACGGCGACCGGGAAACCCTCGATCGGGACCTGGACGACGGCCAACGCGCGGCGGTCCTGCACGTCCTGCGCTCGGCGGACCGGGCGACCGTGATCGCGGGCAAGGCCGGATCGGGCAAGACGCGCACGCTCAAGGAGATCGCCGCGGCGGTGGCGGAATCCGGCTCCGCCCTGGTCCCGCTCGCGCCCACCGGCGAATCGGCGCACGTCCTGGGCGAGGACTTCCCCGAGGCCCGGACGCTGCAGGGCTTCCTGCTCGACGAGCGGGCGCAGGCCGAGGCGGCGGGCAAGGTCTGGATGCTCGACGAGGCGGGCATGGTCGGCATGCCGCTGATGCGCAAATTCTTCGACGCGGCGGACCGGACCGGCTCGCGCGTCCTGCTGGTCGGGGACTCCGCGCAGCACGCGCCGGTGGAGCGCGGCTCGCCGCTCAAGGTGCTGGCGGATTACGCGGGCGTGAAGGCGGCCGAGATCAGGACCATCAAGCGGCAGCAGACGGCGGAGTATCGCGAGGCGGCCCAGATGCTGGCGGAGGGGAAGGTCGGCGCGGCGTTCGACGCGCTGGATTCTCTCGGCTGGGTCCACGAGCTGGACGCGAACTCCCGGCACGCGACGCTCGCGGCCGATTACGCCGACGCCACCGCGCCGGGCAAGCTCAAGTCCGCCGACGCCCTGGTGATCGCGCCGACGCACGCCGAGGGCGAGGCGCTGACGGAATCCATCCGCGCCGAGCTTCACGGGCGCGGGCGGCTGGGCGAGTCCCGCGAATTCGTCCGGCTCAAGCCCCTGCACATGACCGAGGCCCAGCGGCGGGACGCGCGCAATTACAAGCCCGGCCTGGTCGCGCAGTTCCACCAGCACGGCAAGGGCTTCAAGGCGGGCGAACGCGTTCACGTCCTGGACATGACGGACGGACGCGTCCAGATTTCGGGGAAATCTGAGCATGACCTGCTCGGCCAGGCCCCCCGATTCGCCGTCTATCGGGAGGAGCGGATACAGGTCGCGCCCGGCGACCTCATCCGCCTGACCGCCCGGGGCAAGACGGAGGACGGGAAGCAGCTGACCAACGGGTCGATGCACACGGTCGCGGGCTTCACCCCGTCCGGCGGCATCCGCCTGGCCGACGGCCGCAGCCTGGCGAAGGACTTCGGCCACTTCGCGCACGGCTACGTGCTCACCAGCCACGCCAGCCAGTCGAAGACGGTGCAGCGCGCCTTCGTCGCCATCGGTCCCGAGTCCTACGGCGCGGCCTCGAAGCGGGAATTCTACGTGGACGCGACCCGCGCCCGCCGGCGCGTGGACGTGTACGCGGAGGACAAGGAGGCGCTGCGCGGGCGGCTGGAGAAGGACGCGCCTCGGCCCGCCGCGTCGGAGATGGCCCCGACCGCGCGCGAGGCGAGGGCGAAGGAGCTGGCCGAACGCGCCCGGCGGCTCCGGCTGCGGGCGGTCCGGCGGCGGCGCGAATCGGAACGGCTTGACATTCGTCGCGTCCGGGAGGAAGAACGCCAGAGGGGGTATGCGCAATGA
- a CDS encoding DUF932 domain-containing protein, whose translation MVAILSREQLQASAPSVFAASPWERMSGRYRMVPTIDVVDMLGEQGFRPVRALQGRTRIPGKGDFTRHLIRFRHDDHIGPLAVGQELPELVLTNSHDGTAAYQFMAGVFRLVCSNGLTVQSADFGSISIRHSGGADFRERVIDATYQVIDQAPRSMAAIEGWKGISLTRPQQLAMASAAHEIRPNDAIKPAFLLTARRNEDYTDAEGNRDLWTTANVLQENLVQGGLRGRASTGRRVTTRPIKGVAEDIRTNRALWRLTEEMAKLA comes from the coding sequence ATGGTCGCAATCCTCAGCCGCGAACAGCTCCAGGCCTCCGCCCCCTCCGTCTTCGCCGCCTCCCCCTGGGAGCGGATGAGCGGGCGCTACCGCATGGTCCCCACCATCGACGTGGTGGACATGCTGGGCGAGCAGGGATTCCGCCCCGTGCGGGCCCTGCAGGGCCGCACTCGCATCCCCGGCAAGGGCGATTTCACCCGCCACCTCATCCGCTTCCGCCACGACGACCACATCGGCCCGCTGGCCGTCGGGCAGGAACTTCCCGAGCTTGTGCTCACCAACAGCCACGACGGCACCGCCGCCTATCAGTTCATGGCGGGCGTCTTCCGGCTGGTGTGCTCGAACGGCCTCACCGTCCAGTCCGCCGACTTCGGCTCGATCAGCATCCGCCATTCGGGCGGGGCCGACTTCCGCGAGCGCGTGATCGACGCGACGTATCAGGTGATCGACCAGGCCCCGCGGAGCATGGCCGCGATCGAGGGATGGAAGGGGATCAGCCTCACCCGCCCGCAGCAGCTGGCGATGGCGTCCGCCGCCCACGAAATCCGCCCCAACGACGCGATCAAGCCCGCGTTCCTGCTCACCGCACGCCGCAACGAGGATTACACCGACGCCGAGGGGAACCGCGACCTCTGGACGACGGCGAACGTCCTGCAGGAGAATCTCGTGCAGGGCGGGTTGCGGGGCCGGGCGAGCACCGGGCGGCGCGTGACCACCCGGCCGATCAAGGGCGTGGCGGAGGATATCCGCACCAACCGGGCGCTCTGGCGCTTGACCGAGGAAATGGCCAAGCTGGCCTGA
- a CDS encoding TRM11 family methyltransferase has translation MTGIASINPFYAARLQPRLKRSHVDHVGEPARMPRPADRDPTRWARLPAAPINGSPVPGLTSLYHSAEAGDYGDRGYPGNCGGNLIRDLIRYFRAKSVFDPMTGSGTCRDVCRELDVYCWSSDLHQGVDACEPCDRPAGAFDVAWIHPPYWRMKLYTSDPRDLSRTPTMEAFLQRYRLLIANCAGAIHPGGKVIVLMGDYSDREAGYVPLVYHTKELAFSLGLKQHCTDVIRFSHGNSSSKKVYRSSFIPGLHDVCMIFEKAD, from the coding sequence ATGACCGGCATCGCATCGATCAATCCCTTCTACGCCGCCCGGCTGCAACCAAGGCTGAAGCGTTCGCACGTCGATCATGTCGGTGAGCCCGCCAGGATGCCCCGACCGGCCGACCGCGACCCGACCCGCTGGGCGAGGCTCCCGGCGGCGCCGATCAACGGCAGCCCGGTCCCGGGCCTGACGAGCCTGTACCACTCGGCCGAGGCCGGGGACTACGGCGACCGGGGATACCCGGGCAACTGCGGCGGCAACCTGATCCGCGACCTGATCCGGTATTTCCGGGCGAAGTCGGTCTTCGACCCGATGACCGGCAGCGGCACCTGCCGCGACGTCTGCCGCGAGCTGGACGTCTACTGCTGGTCGAGCGACCTGCACCAGGGCGTCGACGCCTGCGAGCCGTGCGACCGGCCCGCGGGCGCGTTCGACGTCGCCTGGATCCACCCGCCGTACTGGCGGATGAAGCTCTACACCAGCGACCCGAGGGACCTCTCCCGCACGCCGACGATGGAAGCCTTCCTCCAACGATATCGGCTGCTGATCGCCAACTGCGCCGGGGCGATCCACCCCGGCGGGAAGGTGATCGTCCTCATGGGCGACTACAGCGACCGCGAGGCCGGGTACGTCCCGCTGGTGTATCACACGAAAGAGCTGGCCTTCTCGCTGGGCCTGAAGCAGCATTGCACCGACGTCATCCGCTTCAGCCACGGCAACAGCAGCTCGAAGAAGGTGTACCGATCGAGCTTCATCCCGGGCCTGCACGACGTCTGCATGATCTTCGAGAAAGCCGACTGA
- a CDS encoding ParB/RepB/Spo0J family partition protein, which translates to MTVRNETSPAMEPEEDRARPGPSADSASPSKSWAELIPTREIIYDPAQPRLSIGPEPLAALVESIRRHSILQPLLVRWDPALKKYVVIEGHRRLMAANELALEAVPAMIIDATEPADIHAKQVSANETKEGLTLSELAKAFQHQAELRPDATQAEIGASLSLNRSKTSFIQAYFVVEPPVRELVDQGLIPQMGLYYLARTNGEMQIELARAIAEGRMTVDACKAHVHAVVGKQARRPKGGRVTLKLAGATFTAESLEGLQQALDSLRRKLKNAGSLEELAALLKGA; encoded by the coding sequence ATGACGGTGCGCAACGAGACGAGCCCGGCGATGGAGCCCGAGGAGGACCGCGCCCGACCCGGCCCCTCGGCCGATTCCGCGTCCCCGTCGAAGTCATGGGCGGAGCTGATCCCGACGCGGGAGATCATCTACGACCCCGCCCAGCCCAGGCTGTCCATCGGCCCGGAGCCGCTGGCCGCGCTGGTCGAGAGCATCCGCCGCCATTCCATCCTCCAGCCGCTCCTGGTCCGCTGGGACCCCGCGCTCAAGAAATACGTCGTGATCGAGGGGCATCGCCGGCTCATGGCCGCGAACGAGCTGGCGCTGGAAGCCGTCCCCGCGATGATCATCGACGCGACCGAACCCGCGGACATCCACGCCAAGCAGGTCTCGGCGAACGAGACGAAGGAGGGGCTCACGCTCTCCGAGCTGGCGAAGGCGTTCCAGCATCAGGCGGAGCTGAGGCCGGACGCGACCCAGGCGGAAATCGGGGCCAGCCTGTCGCTGAATCGCTCGAAGACGAGCTTCATCCAGGCCTATTTCGTGGTCGAGCCGCCCGTGAGGGAGCTGGTCGACCAGGGGCTCATCCCGCAGATGGGCCTCTATTACCTGGCCCGCACCAACGGCGAGATGCAGATCGAACTGGCCCGCGCCATCGCCGAGGGGCGGATGACGGTCGACGCCTGCAAGGCCCACGTCCACGCCGTCGTCGGCAAGCAGGCCCGCAGGCCGAAGGGCGGACGGGTCACCCTGAAGCTGGCGGGCGCCACCTTCACCGCCGAGTCGCTGGAGGGCCTGCAGCAGGCCCTGGACTCGCTGCGGCGCAAGCTCAAGAACGCCGGCTCGCTCGAAGAGCTGGCCGCCCTCCTGAAGGGGGCGTGA
- a CDS encoding type IV secretory system conjugative DNA transfer family protein: MLGPGRPERFNFVEYLHASGGGDSSSVTDAIMEIVDLADKRGGKGDKGNQFFNRYSRRTVASAVDVVSASGERMSLSAILDVITGAPQTPDQADDRKWRDESRSAYYFQAADDRARGLPEEKRKDYEQARGFFFGEYASLAGETGSSVRATITSVLDPFSRSPLRELFCTTTTWRPEDAFEKGDWLLIDMPTHKYGFASSMAQVLIKYAIQKAAQRRVRPDRPCLLVMDECQELMSGNDQQFACVARSSRVAMLAMTQNVSNLLRTFGDPDEVNSLVGNFRNKWFFSVDDKPTAELASFMAGEAYDVATGGGQDWDYDPFALFGREKDQRQNLNWREERRAAVEPAEFARLRTGGAHGYAEAVLFSGGRTFSNGLHYLLVKMPQWDV; this comes from the coding sequence GTGCTCGGGCCCGGCCGCCCGGAGCGGTTCAACTTCGTCGAATACCTCCACGCCTCGGGCGGCGGCGACTCGTCGTCGGTGACCGACGCGATCATGGAGATCGTCGACCTGGCGGACAAGCGGGGGGGAAAGGGCGACAAGGGGAACCAATTCTTCAACCGCTATTCCCGCCGGACGGTCGCCTCGGCGGTGGACGTGGTGTCCGCGAGCGGCGAGCGCATGTCGCTCTCCGCGATCCTCGACGTGATCACCGGCGCCCCCCAGACGCCGGACCAGGCCGACGACCGGAAGTGGCGCGACGAGTCCCGCAGCGCCTACTACTTCCAGGCGGCCGACGACCGGGCGCGGGGCCTGCCCGAGGAGAAGCGCAAGGACTACGAGCAGGCGCGGGGCTTCTTCTTCGGGGAGTACGCGTCGCTGGCCGGCGAGACCGGCTCCAGCGTCCGCGCCACGATCACCAGCGTGCTCGACCCGTTCAGCCGCAGCCCGCTCCGCGAGCTGTTCTGCACGACGACGACCTGGAGGCCCGAGGACGCGTTCGAGAAGGGCGACTGGCTGCTGATCGACATGCCGACCCACAAGTACGGGTTCGCGTCGTCGATGGCCCAGGTGCTGATCAAGTACGCGATCCAGAAGGCGGCCCAGCGCCGCGTCCGGCCCGATCGCCCCTGCCTACTCGTCATGGACGAGTGCCAGGAGCTGATGAGCGGCAACGACCAGCAGTTCGCCTGCGTCGCCCGGTCCAGCCGGGTCGCCATGCTGGCGATGACCCAGAACGTGTCGAACCTCCTGCGGACGTTCGGCGACCCGGACGAGGTGAACTCTCTGGTCGGCAACTTCCGCAACAAGTGGTTCTTCTCCGTCGACGACAAGCCCACCGCGGAGCTGGCCAGCTTCATGGCCGGGGAGGCGTACGACGTGGCGACCGGCGGCGGGCAGGACTGGGACTACGACCCCTTCGCCCTGTTCGGCAGGGAGAAGGACCAGCGACAGAACCTGAACTGGCGCGAGGAGCGGCGGGCCGCCGTCGAGCCCGCCGAGTTCGCCCGGCTCCGCACCGGCGGCGCCCACGGCTACGCCGAGGCCGTCCTGTTCTCGGGCGGCCGCACCTTCAGCAACGGCCTGCATTACCTGCTGGTCAAGATGCCCCAGTGGGACGTCTGA
- a CDS encoding pentapeptide repeat-containing protein, with translation MTEKHLAKTLQGHSEWLRNPSTREGAKADLRAADLRYANLAGADLQFADMRAADLRHADLSGAKLRNADLRGADLSRANCELADFTNAQMHGALVEGTNLRGANLQYTNLTAASAAQKPDEGAPAQAAGREGNPELDRRRAHVPPPARQDGRRQKGPTQG, from the coding sequence ATGACCGAGAAACACCTCGCCAAGACGCTGCAGGGCCACAGCGAATGGCTGCGGAACCCGTCGACGCGGGAGGGGGCGAAGGCCGACCTCCGGGCGGCGGACCTGCGCTACGCCAACCTCGCCGGCGCGGACCTGCAGTTCGCCGACATGCGGGCGGCCGACCTCCGCCACGCGGACCTGAGCGGGGCCAAGCTCCGCAACGCCGACCTCCGGGGCGCGGACCTGAGCCGGGCCAACTGCGAGCTGGCGGACTTCACCAACGCGCAGATGCACGGCGCCCTCGTGGAGGGGACCAACCTCCGGGGCGCCAACCTGCAGTACACGAACCTGACCGCCGCGTCCGCCGCGCAGAAGCCCGACGAGGGCGCGCCGGCGCAGGCGGCCGGACGCGAGGGCAACCCGGAGCTGGACCGCCGCCGGGCGCACGTCCCGCCGCCGGCGCGCCAGGACGGCCGCCGCCAGAAGGGCCCGACCCAGGGGTGA
- a CDS encoding helix-turn-helix transcriptional regulator, whose protein sequence is MEAAERRLLIDAEEFARWLDVSERTLWRLLSAGKVPKPMRVGRSTRWRAEEIRGWIDRGCPAEK, encoded by the coding sequence GTGGAAGCTGCTGAACGAAGACTTCTGATCGACGCCGAGGAGTTCGCCCGCTGGCTGGACGTCTCCGAGCGCACGCTCTGGCGGCTGCTCTCGGCCGGCAAGGTGCCGAAGCCGATGCGCGTCGGCCGGTCGACCCGCTGGCGGGCCGAGGAAATCCGGGGCTGGATCGACCGGGGATGCCCGGCGGAAAAATGA
- a CDS encoding ASCH domain-containing protein → MKALPIPFTAPMVRALLEGRKTQTRRIIEPQPVLLPDKFWRLHGAAWSEGISRVPVMPGHSLAKRAPYGQDGDLLWVREAWVPQPNREGPGYLSDATWFPPEWAGRWESAIDMPREYSRLTLEITGVRVERLQEISEADAIAEGAWSGLYDTPLAPDEIRPAFTMLWDFLYGEGSWDANPWVWVLEFNVHRMNVDAFLAGRAA, encoded by the coding sequence ATGAAGGCCCTCCCGATCCCGTTCACCGCGCCCATGGTCCGCGCCCTGCTCGAAGGCCGCAAGACGCAAACGCGGCGGATCATCGAGCCGCAGCCCGTTCTTCTTCCCGACAAGTTCTGGAGGCTGCACGGGGCCGCCTGGAGTGAGGGAATAAGCCGCGTCCCAGTGATGCCGGGCCATTCGCTAGCGAAGAGGGCCCCCTACGGCCAGGACGGCGACCTGCTCTGGGTTCGCGAAGCTTGGGTGCCGCAGCCCAATCGCGAAGGCCCGGGCTATCTATCCGACGCTACCTGGTTCCCGCCGGAGTGGGCGGGCCGGTGGGAGTCCGCGATCGACATGCCCCGCGAGTACAGCCGACTGACGCTGGAAATCACCGGCGTCCGCGTCGAGCGGCTGCAGGAGATCAGCGAGGCGGATGCGATCGCCGAAGGAGCTTGGTCCGGACTTTACGACACGCCGCTCGCTCCCGACGAAATCCGGCCCGCCTTCACGATGCTCTGGGATTTCCTCTACGGCGAGGGTTCGTGGGACGCGAACCCCTGGGTGTGGGTGCTGGAATTCAACGTCCACCGCATGAACGTCGACGCCTTCCTGGCCGGGAGGGCGGCATGA
- a CDS encoding DUF2934 domain-containing protein translates to MLPTWDQIQRAAYERWERRGWAHGSDQDDWVAAEMDLTFQLNYRPAAEYPLASYEPIIVGSRTRPSCRFCERAEPRTKFSAARPITPATLGETSLRCAEICDECHAQFVDSIDRDFAGFWRSVHQARDLWEGPSSIPVGAFKALARTALAIMPARELQHFEDTVEWVGNPDHDFDGALFAGTGCLVYRTRFAHATPWVSLSRRTDPDVPLPYSVFALIWGRDVVEIALPLCARDQDHEGSAHQLPPRSFTTGFGGEALSARSRRIPLEMSERPRRRGMRLFA, encoded by the coding sequence ATGCTGCCTACCTGGGATCAGATCCAGCGCGCCGCTTACGAGCGCTGGGAACGTCGGGGATGGGCCCACGGGAGCGACCAGGACGACTGGGTCGCCGCCGAAATGGACCTGACCTTTCAACTCAACTATCGGCCGGCCGCGGAGTATCCGCTGGCCTCGTATGAGCCGATCATCGTCGGGTCGCGGACCCGGCCGAGCTGTCGATTCTGCGAACGGGCCGAGCCCCGTACGAAGTTCTCCGCCGCCCGCCCGATCACCCCGGCGACGCTCGGCGAGACATCGCTCCGCTGCGCGGAAATCTGCGACGAGTGCCACGCCCAGTTCGTCGACTCGATCGATCGCGACTTCGCCGGCTTCTGGCGATCGGTCCATCAGGCTCGAGACCTCTGGGAAGGGCCCTCGTCGATTCCCGTCGGTGCGTTCAAGGCGTTGGCCCGAACGGCTCTGGCGATCATGCCGGCCCGAGAGCTTCAGCACTTCGAGGACACCGTCGAATGGGTCGGCAACCCCGACCATGATTTCGACGGCGCGCTCTTCGCCGGGACGGGGTGTCTCGTCTATCGGACGCGCTTCGCACACGCGACGCCCTGGGTGTCGCTCTCAAGGCGAACGGATCCCGACGTTCCCCTGCCCTACTCCGTTTTCGCTCTGATCTGGGGGCGAGACGTCGTCGAGATCGCCCTGCCGCTTTGCGCGCGGGATCAGGATCACGAAGGATCGGCCCACCAGCTCCCCCCCCGCTCATTTACAACGGGTTTCGGAGGTGAGGCGCTGTCCGCGAGATCGCGACGAATTCCGCTGGAGATGAGCGAGCGGCCCCGCCGTCGCGGAATGCGGCTCTTCGCCTGA